The Phyllopteryx taeniolatus isolate TA_2022b chromosome 7, UOR_Ptae_1.2, whole genome shotgun sequence genome has a segment encoding these proteins:
- the dab1a gene encoding DAB adaptor protein 1a isoform X4 — MSTEMELQPAVRPGSLRRDSRRKGQDRSEATLIRRFKGDGVRYKAKLIGLDEVTAARGDKLCQDSMMKLKGIAAAARSKGEHKQKVFLTVSFGGIKIFDEKSGVLQHHHAVHEISYIAKDITDHRAFGYVCGKEGNHRFVAIKTAQSAEPVILDLRDLFQLIYEIKQREEMEKKAQKDKQCEQAVYQVPTSQQKEGVYDVPKRHPNINQLELFGDMSTPPDITSPSTPASPANTLEPSQGLQPPTELFSPFNPASVPSGYVTMGAVPSGHWSQQAFAAQTPLAFGVQSPLGPMAQVLPGGQPLIWGQANIFPATQQQWAAMAAGAFPPAAYLPAQPVGTLPMFQALTPVTAVPAAGETHSGAGAPAPSASSSPQHEERAKKMGKEMFKDFQLAKPPAMPSKKGEQQPSLAGTSEAFSTYFSRVGTAQDTDDCDDFDISQMNLTPVTSTTPSTNSPPTPAPQQSSPSKSSASHVSDPPTDATDPPTDDSFGEAEGSPSRSGEEDAACGSGSPCPSEPTGPSPDQASPEAGS, encoded by the exons GGCAGGATCGCAGCGAAGCGACTCTCATCAGGCGCTTTAAGGGAGACGGCGTCCGCTACAAGGCTAAGCTCATCGGCCTGGACGAGGTCACCGCGGCCCGCGGAGACAAACTCTGTCAGGACTCCATGATGAAGCTCAAG GGTATCGCTGCTGCGGCGCGGTCCAAAGGCGAACACAAGCAGAAAGTCTTCCTGACTGTTTCTTTTGGCGGGATCAAGATCTTTGATGAGAAGTCAGGG GTCCTGCAACACCATCATGCCGTCCACGAGATCTCCTACATCGCCAAGGACATCACGGACCACAGAGCGTTTGGCTACGTCTGCGGGAAGGAAGGCAACCACCGCTTCGTGGCCATCAAAACCGCACAGTCG GCTGAACCCGTGATCCTGGACCTGCGGGACTTGTTCCAGCTCATCTACGAGATAAAGCAGCGCGAGGAGATGGAGAAGAAGGCCCAGAAGGACAAACAGTGCGAGCAGGCCGTCTACCAG GTTCCCACCAGCCAGCAGAAGGAAGGGGTCTATGACGTCCCAAAGCGACACCCA AATATCAACCAATTAGAGCTTTTCGGAGACATGTCCACACCTCCTGACATAACTTCGCCGTCG ACCCCGGCCTCACCCGCAAACACCCTGGAGCCGTCGCAGGGCCTGCAACCTCCCACGGAGCTGTTTTCCCCGTTCAACCCTGCGTCTGTGCCCTCAG GTTATGTGACAATGGGGGCGGTTCCCTCTGGACATTGGTCCCAGCAGGCGTTCGCCGCCCAGACGCCGCTGGCCTTTGGGGTGCAGTCCCCTCTGGGCCCGATGGCTCAGGTGCTGCCGGGCGGCCAGCCTCTCATCTGGGGTCAGGCCAACATCTTCCCCGCCACCCAACAGCAGTGGGCGGCCATGGCGGCCGGAGCCTTCCCCCCCGCAGCCTACCTCCCCGCCCAGCCCGTGGGCACGCTGCCCATGTTCCAGGCGCTCACCCCCGTCACCGCCGTGCCGGCGGCCGGCGAAACCCATTCAGGTGCAGGCGCTCCGGCTCCTTCCGCGTCGTCGAGTCCGCAACATGAGGAGCGGGCGAAGAAGATGGGCAAGGAAATGTTCAAG GACTTTCAGCTGGCAAAGCCGCCGGCGATGCCGTCAAAGAAGGGCGAGCAACAGCCCAGCTTAGCGGGCACCTCAGAGGCATTCAGCACTTACTTCAGCCGTGTCGGCACCGCCCAGGACACGGACGACTGCGACGACTTTGACATCTCCCAGATGAACCTGACGCCGGTCACCTCCACGACGCCCTCCACCAACTCTC CCCCCACACCGGCTCCCCAACAGAGCTCGCCCTCCAAATCGTCCGCCTCGCATGTCAGCGACCCCCCCACGGACGCTACCGACCCGCCCACCGACGACTCGTTCGGGGAAGCGGAGGGCAGCCCGAGCCGCAGCGGGGAGGAAGATGCT GCTTGTGGTTCTGGGTCGCCCTGCCCCAGTGAGCCAACAGGGCCCAGCCCAGACCAGGCCAGTCCAGAGGCTGGGAGCTAG
- the dab1a gene encoding DAB adaptor protein 1a isoform X2 gives MSTEMELQPAVRPGSLRRDSRRKGQDRSEATLIRRFKGDGVRYKAKLIGLDEVTAARGDKLCQDSMMKLKGIAAAARSKGEHKQKVFLTVSFGGIKIFDEKSGVLQHHHAVHEISYIAKDITDHRAFGYVCGKEGNHRFVAIKTAQSAEPVILDLRDLFQLIYEIKQREEMEKKAQKDKQCEQAVYQTILEEDLEDPVYQYIVFEAGHEPIRDQSDESIYQVPTSQQKEGVYDVPKRHPNGHQSTYHHQQHHHHHHQQHHPHYHPQPAQAGLSELQEQHQQADLIDLDLETVSQNINQLELFGDMSTPPDITSPSTPASPANTLEPSQGLQPPTELFSPFNPASVPSGYVTMGAVPSGHWSQQAFAAQTPLAFGVQSPLGPMAQVLPGGQPLIWGQANIFPATQQQWAAMAAGAFPPAAYLPAQPVGTLPMFQALTPVTAVPAAGETHSGAGAPAPSASSSPQHEERAKKMGKEMFKDFQLAKPPAMPSKKGEQQPSLAGTSEAFSTYFSRVGTAQDTDDCDDFDISQMNLTPVTSTTPSTNSPPTPAPQQSSPSKSSASHVSDPPTDATDPPTDDSFGEAEGSPSRSGEEDAKEKDPLYARINKGKK, from the exons GGCAGGATCGCAGCGAAGCGACTCTCATCAGGCGCTTTAAGGGAGACGGCGTCCGCTACAAGGCTAAGCTCATCGGCCTGGACGAGGTCACCGCGGCCCGCGGAGACAAACTCTGTCAGGACTCCATGATGAAGCTCAAG GGTATCGCTGCTGCGGCGCGGTCCAAAGGCGAACACAAGCAGAAAGTCTTCCTGACTGTTTCTTTTGGCGGGATCAAGATCTTTGATGAGAAGTCAGGG GTCCTGCAACACCATCATGCCGTCCACGAGATCTCCTACATCGCCAAGGACATCACGGACCACAGAGCGTTTGGCTACGTCTGCGGGAAGGAAGGCAACCACCGCTTCGTGGCCATCAAAACCGCACAGTCG GCTGAACCCGTGATCCTGGACCTGCGGGACTTGTTCCAGCTCATCTACGAGATAAAGCAGCGCGAGGAGATGGAGAAGAAGGCCCAGAAGGACAAACAGTGCGAGCAGGCCGTCTACCAG ACGATACTGGAGGAAGATCTGGAGGACCCGGTCTACCAG TACATTGTGTTTGAGGCCGGACACGAGCCCATCCGCGACCAATCAGACGAGAGCATTTATCAG GTTCCCACCAGCCAGCAGAAGGAAGGGGTCTATGACGTCCCAAAGCGACACCCA AACGGGCATCAAAGCACCTACCACCaccaacaacatcatcatcatcatcatcaacaacatCATCCTCATTATCACCCGCAACCCGCCCAGGCGGGACTAAGTGAGCTTCAGGAGCAACATCAGCAGGCGGATCTCATAGACTTAGACCTGGAGACGGTTTCTCAG AATATCAACCAATTAGAGCTTTTCGGAGACATGTCCACACCTCCTGACATAACTTCGCCGTCG ACCCCGGCCTCACCCGCAAACACCCTGGAGCCGTCGCAGGGCCTGCAACCTCCCACGGAGCTGTTTTCCCCGTTCAACCCTGCGTCTGTGCCCTCAG GTTATGTGACAATGGGGGCGGTTCCCTCTGGACATTGGTCCCAGCAGGCGTTCGCCGCCCAGACGCCGCTGGCCTTTGGGGTGCAGTCCCCTCTGGGCCCGATGGCTCAGGTGCTGCCGGGCGGCCAGCCTCTCATCTGGGGTCAGGCCAACATCTTCCCCGCCACCCAACAGCAGTGGGCGGCCATGGCGGCCGGAGCCTTCCCCCCCGCAGCCTACCTCCCCGCCCAGCCCGTGGGCACGCTGCCCATGTTCCAGGCGCTCACCCCCGTCACCGCCGTGCCGGCGGCCGGCGAAACCCATTCAGGTGCAGGCGCTCCGGCTCCTTCCGCGTCGTCGAGTCCGCAACATGAGGAGCGGGCGAAGAAGATGGGCAAGGAAATGTTCAAG GACTTTCAGCTGGCAAAGCCGCCGGCGATGCCGTCAAAGAAGGGCGAGCAACAGCCCAGCTTAGCGGGCACCTCAGAGGCATTCAGCACTTACTTCAGCCGTGTCGGCACCGCCCAGGACACGGACGACTGCGACGACTTTGACATCTCCCAGATGAACCTGACGCCGGTCACCTCCACGACGCCCTCCACCAACTCTC CCCCCACACCGGCTCCCCAACAGAGCTCGCCCTCCAAATCGTCCGCCTCGCATGTCAGCGACCCCCCCACGGACGCTACCGACCCGCCCACCGACGACTCGTTCGGGGAAGCGGAGGGCAGCCCGAGCCGCAGCGGGGAGGAAGATGCT
- the dab1a gene encoding DAB adaptor protein 1a isoform X6 — protein MSTEMELQPAVRPGSLRRDSRRKGQDRSEATLIRRFKGDGVRYKAKLIGLDEVTAARGDKLCQDSMMKLKGIAAAARSKGEHKQKVFLTVSFGGIKIFDEKSGVLQHHHAVHEISYIAKDITDHRAFGYVCGKEGNHRFVAIKTAQSAEPVILDLRDLFQLIYEIKQREEMEKKAQKDKQCEQAVYQNINQLELFGDMSTPPDITSPSTPASPANTLEPSQGLQPPTELFSPFNPASVPSGYVTMGAVPSGHWSQQAFAAQTPLAFGVQSPLGPMAQVLPGGQPLIWGQANIFPATQQQWAAMAAGAFPPAAYLPAQPVGTLPMFQALTPVTAVPAAGETHSGAGAPAPSASSSPQHEERAKKMGKEMFKDFQLAKPPAMPSKKGEQQPSLAGTSEAFSTYFSRVGTAQDTDDCDDFDISQMNLTPVTSTTPSTNSPPTPAPQQSSPSKSSASHVSDPPTDATDPPTDDSFGEAEGSPSRSGEEDAACGSGSPCPSEPTGPSPDQASPEAGS, from the exons GGCAGGATCGCAGCGAAGCGACTCTCATCAGGCGCTTTAAGGGAGACGGCGTCCGCTACAAGGCTAAGCTCATCGGCCTGGACGAGGTCACCGCGGCCCGCGGAGACAAACTCTGTCAGGACTCCATGATGAAGCTCAAG GGTATCGCTGCTGCGGCGCGGTCCAAAGGCGAACACAAGCAGAAAGTCTTCCTGACTGTTTCTTTTGGCGGGATCAAGATCTTTGATGAGAAGTCAGGG GTCCTGCAACACCATCATGCCGTCCACGAGATCTCCTACATCGCCAAGGACATCACGGACCACAGAGCGTTTGGCTACGTCTGCGGGAAGGAAGGCAACCACCGCTTCGTGGCCATCAAAACCGCACAGTCG GCTGAACCCGTGATCCTGGACCTGCGGGACTTGTTCCAGCTCATCTACGAGATAAAGCAGCGCGAGGAGATGGAGAAGAAGGCCCAGAAGGACAAACAGTGCGAGCAGGCCGTCTACCAG AATATCAACCAATTAGAGCTTTTCGGAGACATGTCCACACCTCCTGACATAACTTCGCCGTCG ACCCCGGCCTCACCCGCAAACACCCTGGAGCCGTCGCAGGGCCTGCAACCTCCCACGGAGCTGTTTTCCCCGTTCAACCCTGCGTCTGTGCCCTCAG GTTATGTGACAATGGGGGCGGTTCCCTCTGGACATTGGTCCCAGCAGGCGTTCGCCGCCCAGACGCCGCTGGCCTTTGGGGTGCAGTCCCCTCTGGGCCCGATGGCTCAGGTGCTGCCGGGCGGCCAGCCTCTCATCTGGGGTCAGGCCAACATCTTCCCCGCCACCCAACAGCAGTGGGCGGCCATGGCGGCCGGAGCCTTCCCCCCCGCAGCCTACCTCCCCGCCCAGCCCGTGGGCACGCTGCCCATGTTCCAGGCGCTCACCCCCGTCACCGCCGTGCCGGCGGCCGGCGAAACCCATTCAGGTGCAGGCGCTCCGGCTCCTTCCGCGTCGTCGAGTCCGCAACATGAGGAGCGGGCGAAGAAGATGGGCAAGGAAATGTTCAAG GACTTTCAGCTGGCAAAGCCGCCGGCGATGCCGTCAAAGAAGGGCGAGCAACAGCCCAGCTTAGCGGGCACCTCAGAGGCATTCAGCACTTACTTCAGCCGTGTCGGCACCGCCCAGGACACGGACGACTGCGACGACTTTGACATCTCCCAGATGAACCTGACGCCGGTCACCTCCACGACGCCCTCCACCAACTCTC CCCCCACACCGGCTCCCCAACAGAGCTCGCCCTCCAAATCGTCCGCCTCGCATGTCAGCGACCCCCCCACGGACGCTACCGACCCGCCCACCGACGACTCGTTCGGGGAAGCGGAGGGCAGCCCGAGCCGCAGCGGGGAGGAAGATGCT GCTTGTGGTTCTGGGTCGCCCTGCCCCAGTGAGCCAACAGGGCCCAGCCCAGACCAGGCCAGTCCAGAGGCTGGGAGCTAG
- the dab1a gene encoding DAB adaptor protein 1a isoform X5, with amino-acid sequence MSTEMELQPAVRPGSLRRDSRRKGQDRSEATLIRRFKGDGVRYKAKLIGLDEVTAARGDKLCQDSMMKLKGIAAAARSKGEHKQKVFLTVSFGGIKIFDEKSGVLQHHHAVHEISYIAKDITDHRAFGYVCGKEGNHRFVAIKTAQSAEPVILDLRDLFQLIYEIKQREEMEKKAQKDKQCEQAVYQTILEEDLEDPVYQNINQLELFGDMSTPPDITSPSTPASPANTLEPSQGLQPPTELFSPFNPASVPSGYVTMGAVPSGHWSQQAFAAQTPLAFGVQSPLGPMAQVLPGGQPLIWGQANIFPATQQQWAAMAAGAFPPAAYLPAQPVGTLPMFQALTPVTAVPAAGETHSGAGAPAPSASSSPQHEERAKKMGKEMFKDFQLAKPPAMPSKKGEQQPSLAGTSEAFSTYFSRVGTAQDTDDCDDFDISQMNLTPVTSTTPSTNSPPTPAPQQSSPSKSSASHVSDPPTDATDPPTDDSFGEAEGSPSRSGEEDAACGSGSPCPSEPTGPSPDQASPEAGS; translated from the exons GGCAGGATCGCAGCGAAGCGACTCTCATCAGGCGCTTTAAGGGAGACGGCGTCCGCTACAAGGCTAAGCTCATCGGCCTGGACGAGGTCACCGCGGCCCGCGGAGACAAACTCTGTCAGGACTCCATGATGAAGCTCAAG GGTATCGCTGCTGCGGCGCGGTCCAAAGGCGAACACAAGCAGAAAGTCTTCCTGACTGTTTCTTTTGGCGGGATCAAGATCTTTGATGAGAAGTCAGGG GTCCTGCAACACCATCATGCCGTCCACGAGATCTCCTACATCGCCAAGGACATCACGGACCACAGAGCGTTTGGCTACGTCTGCGGGAAGGAAGGCAACCACCGCTTCGTGGCCATCAAAACCGCACAGTCG GCTGAACCCGTGATCCTGGACCTGCGGGACTTGTTCCAGCTCATCTACGAGATAAAGCAGCGCGAGGAGATGGAGAAGAAGGCCCAGAAGGACAAACAGTGCGAGCAGGCCGTCTACCAG ACGATACTGGAGGAAGATCTGGAGGACCCGGTCTACCAG AATATCAACCAATTAGAGCTTTTCGGAGACATGTCCACACCTCCTGACATAACTTCGCCGTCG ACCCCGGCCTCACCCGCAAACACCCTGGAGCCGTCGCAGGGCCTGCAACCTCCCACGGAGCTGTTTTCCCCGTTCAACCCTGCGTCTGTGCCCTCAG GTTATGTGACAATGGGGGCGGTTCCCTCTGGACATTGGTCCCAGCAGGCGTTCGCCGCCCAGACGCCGCTGGCCTTTGGGGTGCAGTCCCCTCTGGGCCCGATGGCTCAGGTGCTGCCGGGCGGCCAGCCTCTCATCTGGGGTCAGGCCAACATCTTCCCCGCCACCCAACAGCAGTGGGCGGCCATGGCGGCCGGAGCCTTCCCCCCCGCAGCCTACCTCCCCGCCCAGCCCGTGGGCACGCTGCCCATGTTCCAGGCGCTCACCCCCGTCACCGCCGTGCCGGCGGCCGGCGAAACCCATTCAGGTGCAGGCGCTCCGGCTCCTTCCGCGTCGTCGAGTCCGCAACATGAGGAGCGGGCGAAGAAGATGGGCAAGGAAATGTTCAAG GACTTTCAGCTGGCAAAGCCGCCGGCGATGCCGTCAAAGAAGGGCGAGCAACAGCCCAGCTTAGCGGGCACCTCAGAGGCATTCAGCACTTACTTCAGCCGTGTCGGCACCGCCCAGGACACGGACGACTGCGACGACTTTGACATCTCCCAGATGAACCTGACGCCGGTCACCTCCACGACGCCCTCCACCAACTCTC CCCCCACACCGGCTCCCCAACAGAGCTCGCCCTCCAAATCGTCCGCCTCGCATGTCAGCGACCCCCCCACGGACGCTACCGACCCGCCCACCGACGACTCGTTCGGGGAAGCGGAGGGCAGCCCGAGCCGCAGCGGGGAGGAAGATGCT GCTTGTGGTTCTGGGTCGCCCTGCCCCAGTGAGCCAACAGGGCCCAGCCCAGACCAGGCCAGTCCAGAGGCTGGGAGCTAG
- the dab1a gene encoding DAB adaptor protein 1a isoform X1, which translates to MSTEMELQPAVRPGSLRRDSRRKGQDRSEATLIRRFKGDGVRYKAKLIGLDEVTAARGDKLCQDSMMKLKGIAAAARSKGEHKQKVFLTVSFGGIKIFDEKSGVLQHHHAVHEISYIAKDITDHRAFGYVCGKEGNHRFVAIKTAQSAEPVILDLRDLFQLIYEIKQREEMEKKAQKDKQCEQAVYQTILEEDLEDPVYQYIVFEAGHEPIRDQSDESIYQVPTSQQKEGVYDVPKRHPNGHQSTYHHQQHHHHHHQQHHPHYHPQPAQAGLSELQEQHQQADLIDLDLETVSQNINQLELFGDMSTPPDITSPSTPASPANTLEPSQGLQPPTELFSPFNPASVPSGYVTMGAVPSGHWSQQAFAAQTPLAFGVQSPLGPMAQVLPGGQPLIWGQANIFPATQQQWAAMAAGAFPPAAYLPAQPVGTLPMFQALTPVTAVPAAGETHSGAGAPAPSASSSPQHEERAKKMGKEMFKDFQLAKPPAMPSKKGEQQPSLAGTSEAFSTYFSRVGTAQDTDDCDDFDISQMNLTPVTSTTPSTNSPPTPAPQQSSPSKSSASHVSDPPTDATDPPTDDSFGEAEGSPSRSGEEDAACGSGSPCPSEPTGPSPDQASPEAGS; encoded by the exons GGCAGGATCGCAGCGAAGCGACTCTCATCAGGCGCTTTAAGGGAGACGGCGTCCGCTACAAGGCTAAGCTCATCGGCCTGGACGAGGTCACCGCGGCCCGCGGAGACAAACTCTGTCAGGACTCCATGATGAAGCTCAAG GGTATCGCTGCTGCGGCGCGGTCCAAAGGCGAACACAAGCAGAAAGTCTTCCTGACTGTTTCTTTTGGCGGGATCAAGATCTTTGATGAGAAGTCAGGG GTCCTGCAACACCATCATGCCGTCCACGAGATCTCCTACATCGCCAAGGACATCACGGACCACAGAGCGTTTGGCTACGTCTGCGGGAAGGAAGGCAACCACCGCTTCGTGGCCATCAAAACCGCACAGTCG GCTGAACCCGTGATCCTGGACCTGCGGGACTTGTTCCAGCTCATCTACGAGATAAAGCAGCGCGAGGAGATGGAGAAGAAGGCCCAGAAGGACAAACAGTGCGAGCAGGCCGTCTACCAG ACGATACTGGAGGAAGATCTGGAGGACCCGGTCTACCAG TACATTGTGTTTGAGGCCGGACACGAGCCCATCCGCGACCAATCAGACGAGAGCATTTATCAG GTTCCCACCAGCCAGCAGAAGGAAGGGGTCTATGACGTCCCAAAGCGACACCCA AACGGGCATCAAAGCACCTACCACCaccaacaacatcatcatcatcatcatcaacaacatCATCCTCATTATCACCCGCAACCCGCCCAGGCGGGACTAAGTGAGCTTCAGGAGCAACATCAGCAGGCGGATCTCATAGACTTAGACCTGGAGACGGTTTCTCAG AATATCAACCAATTAGAGCTTTTCGGAGACATGTCCACACCTCCTGACATAACTTCGCCGTCG ACCCCGGCCTCACCCGCAAACACCCTGGAGCCGTCGCAGGGCCTGCAACCTCCCACGGAGCTGTTTTCCCCGTTCAACCCTGCGTCTGTGCCCTCAG GTTATGTGACAATGGGGGCGGTTCCCTCTGGACATTGGTCCCAGCAGGCGTTCGCCGCCCAGACGCCGCTGGCCTTTGGGGTGCAGTCCCCTCTGGGCCCGATGGCTCAGGTGCTGCCGGGCGGCCAGCCTCTCATCTGGGGTCAGGCCAACATCTTCCCCGCCACCCAACAGCAGTGGGCGGCCATGGCGGCCGGAGCCTTCCCCCCCGCAGCCTACCTCCCCGCCCAGCCCGTGGGCACGCTGCCCATGTTCCAGGCGCTCACCCCCGTCACCGCCGTGCCGGCGGCCGGCGAAACCCATTCAGGTGCAGGCGCTCCGGCTCCTTCCGCGTCGTCGAGTCCGCAACATGAGGAGCGGGCGAAGAAGATGGGCAAGGAAATGTTCAAG GACTTTCAGCTGGCAAAGCCGCCGGCGATGCCGTCAAAGAAGGGCGAGCAACAGCCCAGCTTAGCGGGCACCTCAGAGGCATTCAGCACTTACTTCAGCCGTGTCGGCACCGCCCAGGACACGGACGACTGCGACGACTTTGACATCTCCCAGATGAACCTGACGCCGGTCACCTCCACGACGCCCTCCACCAACTCTC CCCCCACACCGGCTCCCCAACAGAGCTCGCCCTCCAAATCGTCCGCCTCGCATGTCAGCGACCCCCCCACGGACGCTACCGACCCGCCCACCGACGACTCGTTCGGGGAAGCGGAGGGCAGCCCGAGCCGCAGCGGGGAGGAAGATGCT GCTTGTGGTTCTGGGTCGCCCTGCCCCAGTGAGCCAACAGGGCCCAGCCCAGACCAGGCCAGTCCAGAGGCTGGGAGCTAG
- the dab1a gene encoding DAB adaptor protein 1a isoform X3, whose translation MSTEMELQPAVRPGSLRRDSRRKGQDRSEATLIRRFKGDGVRYKAKLIGLDEVTAARGDKLCQDSMMKLKGIAAAARSKGEHKQKVFLTVSFGGIKIFDEKSGVLQHHHAVHEISYIAKDITDHRAFGYVCGKEGNHRFVAIKTAQSAEPVILDLRDLFQLIYEIKQREEMEKKAQKDKQCEQAVYQTILEEDLEDPVYQYIVFEAGHEPIRDQSDESIYQVPTSQQKEGVYDVPKRHPNINQLELFGDMSTPPDITSPSTPASPANTLEPSQGLQPPTELFSPFNPASVPSGYVTMGAVPSGHWSQQAFAAQTPLAFGVQSPLGPMAQVLPGGQPLIWGQANIFPATQQQWAAMAAGAFPPAAYLPAQPVGTLPMFQALTPVTAVPAAGETHSGAGAPAPSASSSPQHEERAKKMGKEMFKDFQLAKPPAMPSKKGEQQPSLAGTSEAFSTYFSRVGTAQDTDDCDDFDISQMNLTPVTSTTPSTNSPPTPAPQQSSPSKSSASHVSDPPTDATDPPTDDSFGEAEGSPSRSGEEDAACGSGSPCPSEPTGPSPDQASPEAGS comes from the exons GGCAGGATCGCAGCGAAGCGACTCTCATCAGGCGCTTTAAGGGAGACGGCGTCCGCTACAAGGCTAAGCTCATCGGCCTGGACGAGGTCACCGCGGCCCGCGGAGACAAACTCTGTCAGGACTCCATGATGAAGCTCAAG GGTATCGCTGCTGCGGCGCGGTCCAAAGGCGAACACAAGCAGAAAGTCTTCCTGACTGTTTCTTTTGGCGGGATCAAGATCTTTGATGAGAAGTCAGGG GTCCTGCAACACCATCATGCCGTCCACGAGATCTCCTACATCGCCAAGGACATCACGGACCACAGAGCGTTTGGCTACGTCTGCGGGAAGGAAGGCAACCACCGCTTCGTGGCCATCAAAACCGCACAGTCG GCTGAACCCGTGATCCTGGACCTGCGGGACTTGTTCCAGCTCATCTACGAGATAAAGCAGCGCGAGGAGATGGAGAAGAAGGCCCAGAAGGACAAACAGTGCGAGCAGGCCGTCTACCAG ACGATACTGGAGGAAGATCTGGAGGACCCGGTCTACCAG TACATTGTGTTTGAGGCCGGACACGAGCCCATCCGCGACCAATCAGACGAGAGCATTTATCAG GTTCCCACCAGCCAGCAGAAGGAAGGGGTCTATGACGTCCCAAAGCGACACCCA AATATCAACCAATTAGAGCTTTTCGGAGACATGTCCACACCTCCTGACATAACTTCGCCGTCG ACCCCGGCCTCACCCGCAAACACCCTGGAGCCGTCGCAGGGCCTGCAACCTCCCACGGAGCTGTTTTCCCCGTTCAACCCTGCGTCTGTGCCCTCAG GTTATGTGACAATGGGGGCGGTTCCCTCTGGACATTGGTCCCAGCAGGCGTTCGCCGCCCAGACGCCGCTGGCCTTTGGGGTGCAGTCCCCTCTGGGCCCGATGGCTCAGGTGCTGCCGGGCGGCCAGCCTCTCATCTGGGGTCAGGCCAACATCTTCCCCGCCACCCAACAGCAGTGGGCGGCCATGGCGGCCGGAGCCTTCCCCCCCGCAGCCTACCTCCCCGCCCAGCCCGTGGGCACGCTGCCCATGTTCCAGGCGCTCACCCCCGTCACCGCCGTGCCGGCGGCCGGCGAAACCCATTCAGGTGCAGGCGCTCCGGCTCCTTCCGCGTCGTCGAGTCCGCAACATGAGGAGCGGGCGAAGAAGATGGGCAAGGAAATGTTCAAG GACTTTCAGCTGGCAAAGCCGCCGGCGATGCCGTCAAAGAAGGGCGAGCAACAGCCCAGCTTAGCGGGCACCTCAGAGGCATTCAGCACTTACTTCAGCCGTGTCGGCACCGCCCAGGACACGGACGACTGCGACGACTTTGACATCTCCCAGATGAACCTGACGCCGGTCACCTCCACGACGCCCTCCACCAACTCTC CCCCCACACCGGCTCCCCAACAGAGCTCGCCCTCCAAATCGTCCGCCTCGCATGTCAGCGACCCCCCCACGGACGCTACCGACCCGCCCACCGACGACTCGTTCGGGGAAGCGGAGGGCAGCCCGAGCCGCAGCGGGGAGGAAGATGCT GCTTGTGGTTCTGGGTCGCCCTGCCCCAGTGAGCCAACAGGGCCCAGCCCAGACCAGGCCAGTCCAGAGGCTGGGAGCTAG